The Campylobacter sp. RM16189 genome has a segment encoding these proteins:
- a CDS encoding efflux RND transporter periplasmic adaptor subunit, translating to MNRILGILTTLCLILSAQEQIYANFDVVAKHSAELAIKSFGIVKKVNVDVSDMVKKGDVLVELENESEKIALEAAKNDLELANLALKHAKDILERFKKVKSVTSTQAYEDAEFEFKRASLAVQKAKIAIKNANEMLENKLLKAPFDGTISKKSIEVGEGVGGVAQRLIGIFSYPEVKLMISYDEKFKDVVKVGSEFRYKLDGSNEEMVGAIALIHPKIDTKTRKIYAEVYAQGLMPGLFGEGYITVK from the coding sequence ATGAATAGAATTTTAGGAATCTTAACCACTCTTTGCCTGATACTATCTGCGCAAGAGCAAATTTATGCAAATTTTGACGTAGTGGCTAAACACAGCGCAGAGCTTGCCATAAAGAGTTTTGGCATAGTTAAAAAGGTAAATGTGGATGTTTCCGATATGGTAAAAAAGGGCGATGTCTTAGTTGAGCTTGAAAACGAGAGTGAAAAAATCGCGCTTGAAGCGGCTAAAAATGATTTAGAGCTTGCAAATTTGGCTCTTAAGCATGCTAAAGACATATTGGAACGCTTTAAAAAAGTAAAAAGCGTAACTTCTACTCAGGCTTACGAGGATGCCGAATTTGAGTTTAAGCGAGCTAGTTTAGCGGTGCAAAAGGCAAAAATCGCTATCAAAAACGCAAACGAAATGCTTGAAAACAAACTTCTTAAAGCGCCTTTTGACGGTACAATATCCAAAAAGAGCATCGAAGTAGGCGAAGGTGTGGGTGGAGTGGCTCAAAGGCTCATTGGTATATTTTCATATCCTGAAGTTAAGCTTATGATCAGCTATGATGAGAAATTTAAAGATGTAGTAAAAGTAGGAAGCGAGTTTAGGTATAAGCTTGACGGCTCAAACGAAGAAATGGTAGGCGCTATAGCTTTAATTCATCCTAAAATAGATACGAAAACACGTAAAATTTACGCTGAAGTTTATGCGCAAGGTCTTATGCCGGGGCTTTTTGGCGAGGGATATATAACGGTGAAATAG
- a CDS encoding flagellar motor protein MotB — protein sequence MAKKLIDPADCPKCLPAWLASFGDLMSLLLCFFVLLLSMSTMDAKKLEAAIGSLSGALGVLEGGRRPDVAAEQNEEFHSAAKLPTTDIQSKFQQTVKSINELLHASGSPEVSFEESEDGFIIRLPASLLFEKGKANLQNYDAILFLRRISMVIDKLPEDIVANVIGHTDNQTPDSLSIYKNNWELSSARAMSVVDELIKNGVNPKKLMASAKAEFEPFAPNTTEQGREKNRRVEIHFISMNSKNKEKTQKSILDMQGAQ from the coding sequence ATGGCTAAAAAACTAATTGATCCGGCTGATTGTCCTAAATGTTTGCCGGCGTGGCTTGCATCTTTTGGTGACTTGATGTCTCTTTTGCTATGTTTTTTCGTCCTTCTTCTTTCTATGAGTACTATGGATGCCAAAAAGCTTGAGGCGGCTATAGGCTCGCTTAGCGGAGCTTTGGGCGTGCTTGAAGGCGGAAGAAGACCTGACGTAGCGGCTGAACAAAATGAGGAATTTCACTCCGCTGCAAAGCTACCAACCACTGATATACAATCAAAATTTCAGCAGACTGTAAAATCCATAAATGAGCTTTTGCATGCAAGCGGATCTCCGGAAGTATCATTTGAAGAGAGCGAGGATGGATTTATCATAAGATTGCCTGCTAGTTTGTTATTTGAAAAGGGTAAGGCAAATTTACAAAACTATGATGCGATTTTGTTTTTGAGACGAATTTCTATGGTGATAGATAAGCTTCCCGAAGATATCGTAGCAAACGTTATAGGGCATACCGATAATCAAACGCCAGATAGTCTAAGTATATATAAAAACAATTGGGAACTCTCATCCGCAAGAGCCATGAGTGTAGTTGATGAGCTTATCAAAAATGGAGTCAATCCTAAAAAACTGATGGCTTCAGCTAAAGCTGAATTTGAGCCTTTTGCTCCAAACACAACAGAGCAAGGCAGGGAGAAAAATCGTAGAGTAGAAATTCACTTCATATCTATGAATTCTAAAAATAAAGAAAAAACGCAAAAAAGCATACTTGACATGCAGGGAGCTCAGTGA
- the uppS gene encoding polyprenyl diphosphate synthase, with amino-acid sequence MNSLKHLAIIMDGNGRWAKKQGLIRTKGHEAGANVVEAMCEFCIRNDIKILSLYAFSTENWSRPKSEVDFLMDLLLKFLVSKKESFIKNEINFNVIGDIMPFNDKLRDEILNLKSLTKDNKKLKLNLAINYGAKDEILRALKRMQEQNLDINEVNLEANLDESEPIDLLIRTGGEKRLSNFMLIQASYAELAFIDTLWPDFTSLELEKIVQNFYQINRRFGGL; translated from the coding sequence TTGAATAGTTTAAAACATTTGGCGATTATAATGGATGGCAATGGCAGATGGGCGAAAAAGCAAGGGCTCATACGCACAAAAGGACATGAGGCTGGCGCAAACGTAGTCGAAGCCATGTGCGAGTTTTGTATAAGAAATGATATAAAAATTTTAAGCCTATACGCCTTTAGCACTGAAAATTGGAGTAGACCAAAAAGTGAGGTTGATTTTTTAATGGATCTACTTTTAAAATTCTTAGTTTCAAAAAAAGAGAGCTTTATAAAAAATGAGATAAATTTTAATGTGATCGGCGATATAATGCCTTTTAACGATAAATTAAGAGATGAAATTTTAAATTTAAAATCACTTACTAAAGACAATAAAAAGCTAAAGCTAAATTTGGCTATAAATTATGGTGCCAAAGATGAAATTTTAAGAGCTCTTAAAAGAATGCAAGAGCAAAATTTAGATATTAATGAAGTTAATTTAGAGGCAAATTTAGATGAAAGTGAGCCCATTGATCTGCTTATTAGAACAGGTGGAGAAAAGAGACTTTCAAATTTTATGCTTATTCAGGCAAGTTATGCAGAGCTTGCATTTATCGATACTCTTTGGCCGGATTTTACAAGTTTGGAATTAGAAAAAATAGTTCAAAATTTTTATCAAATCAATAGGAGATTTGGCGGATTATGA
- the fliP gene encoding flagellar type III secretion system pore protein FliP (The bacterial flagellar biogenesis protein FliP forms a type III secretion system (T3SS)-type pore required for flagellar assembly.) gives MKKVLILLSVAFVLFADDTVTIPTVNLTLTAPDTPQQLVTSLNVLIVLTILTLAPSLVFMMTSFLRLIIVFSFLRQAMGTQQMPPSTVLISLAMVLTFFIMEPVVKQSYDVAVKPYLDEKISYQVAFEEGVKPFKEFMIKNTREKDLALFFRIRNLPNPQNIEEIPLTITMSAFMISELKTAFEIAFLIYLPFLVIDMVVSSVLMSMGMMMLPPTMISLPFKLLIFVLVDGWNLLVMNLVRSFH, from the coding sequence GTGAAAAAGGTACTGATATTATTATCGGTCGCTTTTGTGCTATTTGCCGATGATACTGTAACTATCCCGACCGTAAATTTAACCCTAACGGCACCCGATACGCCACAACAACTCGTAACCTCGCTAAACGTATTAATCGTCTTAACGATACTAACCCTTGCGCCTTCGCTTGTTTTTATGATGACAAGTTTTTTAAGGCTTATCATCGTATTTTCATTTTTACGCCAAGCTATGGGAACTCAGCAGATGCCCCCATCTACCGTGCTTATCTCACTTGCCATGGTTCTTACGTTTTTTATCATGGAGCCTGTAGTAAAGCAGTCTTATGACGTAGCCGTTAAGCCCTATCTAGATGAGAAGATAAGCTATCAAGTCGCATTTGAAGAGGGAGTTAAGCCGTTTAAAGAATTTATGATAAAAAATACCAGAGAAAAGGATTTGGCTCTGTTTTTCCGCATAAGAAATTTGCCAAATCCGCAAAATATCGAAGAAATTCCGCTAACTATAACCATGAGTGCATTTATGATAAGCGAGCTAAAGACCGCTTTTGAGATAGCGTTTTTGATATATCTGCCGTTTTTGGTTATAGATATGGTTGTAAGCTCCGTGCTTATGAGTATGGGTATGATGATGCTTCCTCCTACTATGATTTCTCTACCTTTTAAGCTGCTTATCTTCGTGCTTGTAGATGGCTGGAATCTGCTTGTTATGAATTTGGTGCGGAGTTTTCATTAG
- a CDS encoding TolC family protein has protein sequence MKKACLVLALSLSLSASSLSEIINLAHSSNLAQISSMQPQKSQLKHESVRSSYMPNLNLKGGYNYHLLDPSILTPKQSLQILASIEFLLYDGGKREASLAALKHLHGSEILKNEDFKNSLSLDICRLYFNFIALNEIIKAKESQINYLKNALDRLEKFYSAGLAAIDEFEAIKAKFHAAKVEALSYKQKQDEINSKINLLTNEILTPSSGSRIDEPNLAQGSNKTALKVLEEEFKASREDIKIAGSATLPQIFIKDTYSVYRNDFDNDFSSLNPRFQAITPYLDTIFKKRHRTNEITLGFSWKIFDFEATSKEKQIKQIASNQAALNLEQKRLENRINLQNLKNELNILKEKINANELALKAANSSYEAVFKKYEAGFSGYVEFLQALTAKFEAQSGLELSKDEYEIKKAEFLYENGEEILKRVVER, from the coding sequence ATGAAAAAGGCTTGTCTGGTGCTTGCTCTTAGTTTAAGTCTAAGCGCAAGCAGTCTAAGTGAGATCATAAATTTAGCTCACAGCTCAAATTTGGCTCAAATTTCAAGCATGCAGCCTCAAAAATCACAGCTTAAGCACGAAAGCGTTCGCAGCTCTTATATGCCAAATTTAAATTTAAAAGGCGGATATAATTATCATTTGCTAGATCCTAGCATACTAACTCCGAAACAGAGCTTGCAAATTTTAGCCAGTATCGAGTTTTTGTTATATGACGGAGGCAAAAGAGAGGCGAGCTTAGCCGCGCTTAAACACCTGCACGGAAGTGAAATTTTAAAAAACGAGGATTTTAAAAACTCTCTTTCTCTTGATATTTGCAGGCTTTACTTTAACTTCATTGCGCTAAATGAGATCATAAAAGCAAAAGAGTCTCAGATAAACTATCTTAAAAACGCCCTTGATAGGCTTGAGAAATTTTACTCCGCCGGACTTGCGGCGATTGATGAGTTTGAAGCGATCAAGGCTAAATTTCACGCTGCAAAGGTTGAAGCGCTAAGCTATAAGCAAAAGCAAGATGAGATAAACAGCAAGATAAATCTGCTCACAAATGAAATTTTAACCCCTTCAAGCGGCTCTAGGATAGATGAGCCAAATTTGGCGCAGGGTTCAAACAAAACGGCTCTTAAAGTCCTTGAAGAAGAATTTAAGGCAAGCCGTGAGGATATAAAGATCGCAGGCTCAGCTACGCTTCCGCAAATTTTCATTAAAGACACTTACTCCGTCTACCGAAACGACTTTGACAACGACTTCTCTTCGCTTAATCCTAGGTTTCAGGCTATAACGCCTTATCTTGATACGATTTTTAAGAAAAGACACAGGACAAACGAGATAACCCTTGGTTTCTCTTGGAAAATTTTTGATTTTGAAGCAACCAGCAAAGAAAAGCAGATCAAACAAATAGCATCAAATCAAGCCGCTTTGAATTTGGAACAGAAGAGACTTGAAAATAGGATAAATTTGCAAAATTTAAAAAACGAATTAAATATCTTAAAAGAAAAAATTAATGCCAATGAGCTGGCGCTAAAAGCCGCTAATAGCTCTTATGAGGCGGTTTTTAAAAAATATGAAGCGGGATTTAGTGGATATGTGGAGTTTTTGCAGGCATTAACAGCTAAATTTGAAGCCCAAAGCGGGCTTGAGCTGAGCAAGGATGAATACGAGATAAAAAAGGCCGAGTTCTTGTATGAAAACGGCGAGGAAATTTTAAAGCGAGTAGTAGAGCGATGA
- a CDS encoding motility protein A has protein sequence MDLGTVVGWILIMVLLFGSMAIGVGIGPYIDIPSVMIVFGGTAGCLLVGFKMEQMKKLFTFYGVAVKPKLFNLPEIVKKMVEYSTKARRDGILALENDANNETDEFLKKGLSMAVDGNEPDAIRALLEIDMEQTSSRHTDNIKIFDQVAGFAGSMGMIGTLIGLVAMLLNMSDPSAIGPSMAVALITTLYGAMIGNILGAPVANILSIRDKDESLAKTIIIEGIMAIQAGDNPRTLETKLLSFLPPKDRVSQFDR, from the coding sequence ATGGATTTAGGAACCGTTGTTGGTTGGATTTTGATTATGGTTTTGCTATTTGGCTCGATGGCCATAGGCGTTGGTATCGGTCCTTATATAGATATTCCATCCGTTATGATTGTTTTTGGAGGAACTGCTGGTTGTCTATTAGTTGGCTTTAAAATGGAGCAGATGAAAAAGCTGTTTACGTTTTATGGTGTTGCAGTTAAGCCAAAACTTTTTAATCTTCCTGAAATAGTTAAAAAAATGGTTGAATATTCTACGAAAGCAAGAAGAGATGGAATCTTAGCTCTTGAAAATGACGCTAACAACGAAACTGACGAATTTTTAAAAAAGGGCCTTTCTATGGCTGTAGATGGTAATGAGCCAGACGCCATTAGAGCTTTGCTTGAAATAGATATGGAGCAAACCAGCTCAAGACATACTGATAATATTAAAATTTTTGATCAGGTTGCAGGTTTTGCAGGCTCTATGGGTATGATAGGAACGCTAATCGGACTTGTTGCGATGCTTTTAAATATGTCAGATCCTTCGGCGATTGGTCCATCTATGGCTGTTGCTTTGATAACCACTCTTTATGGAGCGATGATAGGAAACATACTAGGAGCTCCAGTGGCAAATATCCTTAGCATTCGCGATAAGGATGAAAGCCTTGCTAAAACAATAATAATCGAAGGTATTATGGCTATTCAAGCAGGTGACAACCCAAGAACTCTTGAAACAAAACTTTTATCCTTTTTACCGCCAAAAGATAGAGTAAGTCAGTTTGATAGGTAA
- the truA gene encoding tRNA pseudouridine(38-40) synthase TruA — translation MKIKLIFSYDGSKFQGSQTQPHENGVENELGIALAHVGIFDKIVSSSRTDKDVHANNQVASVRCGDHFKDFKRLADLINRHAHPHIHIKKILRVDDNFHPRYNAKFRQYRYIINHGDFNPFLSQYQTFLPKFDIDRANELLELFIGKHDFSAFMKVGSDTKSPIREVSQAFCYSHKEKTIIVFKANGFLRAQIRLMVATILKALKLKNGADLINLAIKNQQPLTRIPAPPNGLYLNRVFY, via the coding sequence TTGAAAATAAAACTAATATTTAGCTACGATGGCTCCAAATTTCAAGGCTCTCAAACACAACCGCACGAAAACGGAGTAGAAAATGAACTCGGTATAGCCTTAGCCCATGTTGGAATCTTTGACAAGATAGTATCAAGCTCTAGAACCGATAAAGACGTGCATGCCAATAATCAAGTTGCAAGCGTTAGATGCGGAGATCATTTTAAAGACTTTAAAAGACTGGCCGATCTAATAAATCGCCACGCTCACCCGCATATTCATATAAAAAAAATTTTAAGAGTTGATGATAACTTTCATCCCCGATATAATGCTAAATTTAGGCAATATAGATATATTATAAATCATGGAGATTTTAACCCTTTTTTAAGTCAATACCAAACATTTTTGCCAAAATTTGACATAGATAGAGCAAATGAGCTTTTGGAGCTTTTTATAGGCAAGCATGATTTTAGTGCATTTATGAAAGTGGGAAGCGATACAAAAAGTCCGATAAGAGAAGTAAGTCAGGCATTTTGCTACTCTCACAAAGAAAAAACTATCATAGTTTTTAAGGCTAATGGATTTTTGAGAGCTCAAATTCGTTTAATGGTGGCTACAATATTAAAGGCTTTAAAGCTTAAAAATGGGGCTGATTTAATAAATTTAGCAATAAAAAACCAACAACCTCTTACGCGTATTCCAGCTCCACCAAACGGACTTTATCTAAATAGAGTTTTTTACTAA
- the coaBC gene encoding bifunctional phosphopantothenoylcysteine decarboxylase/phosphopantothenate--cysteine ligase CoaBC: MKNKKILLAVCGSIAFYKAFEILSILKKEGADVYVMLSDGALKFCSSLGFEALSDHPILTSQSENWQAGLNHINYAKMDLILIAPASVNTINKLANGICDNVFMQTLIASNAPILIAPAANTKMIEHFSTKNSFEFLKSNGIKFIDPIEKTLACKDFGKGALADAETIIYEVKKSLNEPKFEGKKVIITGGATIEKIDDARAITNFSSGKMAKALADEFYFASADVTLIASFETNKTPYQTIKFQTSQELKSAIDENLQNAYMLVMSAAVSDYIPKEKFTGKLKKESLGSNWDLNLRQNIDILGSLKEFKNVKKIGFKMEMDAKNALTNAKNMLKNKNLDAVCLNVLDDEVKFGSDVSKICFITTSETKEITLNSKQNIAREILNLAYNL; the protein is encoded by the coding sequence ATGAAAAATAAAAAAATTTTACTAGCTGTTTGTGGCTCCATAGCCTTTTATAAAGCCTTTGAAATTCTATCCATACTTAAAAAAGAAGGTGCGGACGTATATGTGATGCTTAGCGACGGAGCGCTTAAATTTTGCTCTTCACTTGGCTTTGAAGCACTTAGTGATCATCCGATTTTAACAAGCCAAAGTGAAAATTGGCAAGCCGGGCTTAATCATATAAACTATGCCAAAATGGATCTGATTTTAATCGCTCCAGCATCCGTAAATACAATAAATAAGCTTGCAAACGGAATTTGTGATAATGTATTTATGCAGACTCTCATAGCCTCAAATGCTCCTATTTTAATAGCTCCTGCGGCAAATACAAAGATGATAGAGCATTTCTCTACTAAAAATAGCTTTGAGTTTTTAAAATCAAATGGGATTAAATTTATTGATCCGATAGAGAAAACTTTGGCATGCAAAGATTTTGGAAAAGGCGCGTTAGCTGATGCAGAAACAATAATTTACGAAGTAAAAAAATCTTTAAACGAGCCAAAATTTGAAGGCAAAAAAGTTATAATAACCGGCGGAGCTACTATCGAAAAAATCGATGATGCAAGGGCTATTACAAATTTTTCAAGCGGCAAGATGGCAAAGGCTCTTGCTGACGAGTTTTATTTCGCTAGTGCTGATGTAACACTAATAGCAAGTTTTGAAACAAACAAAACTCCATATCAAACTATAAAATTTCAAACATCTCAAGAGCTAAAAAGTGCTATAGATGAAAATTTACAAAACGCCTATATGCTTGTAATGAGTGCTGCGGTAAGCGACTATATCCCAAAAGAAAAATTCACTGGCAAGCTGAAAAAAGAGAGTCTTGGTAGCAACTGGGATTTAAATTTAAGGCAAAATATAGATATTTTAGGCTCTTTAAAAGAGTTTAAAAATGTTAAAAAAATAGGCTTTAAGATGGAAATGGATGCAAAAAACGCCTTGACAAACGCTAAAAATATGTTAAAAAATAAAAATTTAGATGCGGTATGTTTAAATGTGTTAGATGATGAGGTAAAATTTGGCTCGGATGTAAGTAAAATATGCTTTATAACAACATCGGAAACTAAAGAGATAACTCTAAATTCAAAACAAAATATTGCAAGAGAAATCTTAAATTTGGCCTATAATTTATGA
- a CDS encoding A24 family peptidase — translation MIGAIFFILGAVIGSFGNVLIYRMPKGESINFPASHCQSCKTPLKFYHNVPILSWIFLGGKCGFCKDKISFQYPLVEFLSGILMLFAYFIEIELYAAVIIGTCFIILLCLSVIDFRYKAVPDPLLFTSLILALIYGALPIFGENGDFDRLISAAIFMFDFWLLRLAVSFIMKREAMGSADIFIAGVMGAILGIKLGLMSIYMAALLTLPAYMIVRKRGYELPFVPFLSLGLLIVYLLKPQFLELLEKLYG, via the coding sequence ATGATAGGTGCGATATTTTTTATTTTAGGTGCGGTTATCGGCTCTTTTGGAAATGTTTTGATATATAGAATGCCAAAGGGCGAAAGTATAAACTTCCCAGCATCTCACTGCCAAAGTTGTAAAACTCCGCTTAAATTCTATCACAATGTGCCGATACTTTCGTGGATCTTTTTAGGTGGAAAATGCGGATTTTGTAAGGATAAGATTAGCTTTCAGTATCCTTTAGTCGAGTTTTTAAGCGGTATATTAATGCTCTTTGCATATTTTATTGAAATAGAGCTTTATGCGGCAGTGATAATTGGCACCTGCTTTATTATCCTGCTTTGTCTTAGTGTGATTGACTTTCGATACAAAGCCGTCCCGGATCCACTTTTGTTTACAAGTCTTATTTTGGCTCTTATTTATGGAGCTTTACCCATATTTGGCGAGAATGGTGACTTTGATAGATTAATTAGCGCAGCAATTTTTATGTTTGATTTTTGGCTACTTAGACTTGCCGTAAGCTTCATCATGAAACGTGAGGCTATGGGAAGTGCGGATATCTTTATAGCAGGAGTGATGGGGGCGATTTTAGGTATTAAACTTGGGCTTATGTCGATATACATGGCGGCTCTTTTGACGCTGCCCGCATACATGATAGTTAGAAAAAGAGGATACGAGCTACCATTTGTGCCGTTTTTAAGCCTCGGACTACTTATTGTTTATCTGCTAAAACCTCAATTTTTAGAACTTTTGGAAAAACTTTATGGGTAG
- the glmU gene encoding bifunctional UDP-N-acetylglucosamine diphosphorylase/glucosamine-1-phosphate N-acetyltransferase GlmU: MSNIGVVVLAAGLGTRMKSTKPKVLFELCGEAMIVHILRKAYEISDDVSVVLSYQKEIVEAKIKEFFPKTKIYEQNLKEFPGTAGALKDICLTSEKIIIMCGDMPLVKTNDLIRLSSANADISVSIFESANPQGYGRVIMNGSTIEDIVEQKDASETQRLIKSVNAGCYCFKSEALKKILPLIQNQNAQNEYYLTDAIKIANKLNLKCSAVLVDEQNFMGINDKFQLDIAQNLMQKEIRKKWMQAGVLMRLSDTVYIDSRAKFEDECEIEENVSIIGECVIKNSKIKSSSVIENSVIENSDIGPLAHIRPNSHIKNTHIGNFVEVKAGKLNGVKAGHLSYLGDCEIEEGTNVGCGTITCNYDGKAKHKTKIGKNVFIGSDTQLIAPVTVEDNVLIAAGSTIASNIPSGALAISRTKQINKSGFFYKFFGAKDEK; this comes from the coding sequence ATGAGCAATATAGGCGTGGTAGTGCTTGCTGCAGGTCTTGGCACAAGGATGAAATCAACAAAGCCAAAAGTGCTTTTCGAGCTTTGCGGAGAGGCTATGATAGTGCATATTTTAAGAAAAGCCTACGAAATAAGCGATGATGTAAGCGTGGTTTTAAGCTATCAAAAAGAGATTGTAGAGGCTAAAATAAAAGAATTTTTCCCAAAAACAAAAATTTATGAGCAAAATTTAAAAGAGTTCCCTGGCACAGCAGGAGCTCTTAAAGATATTTGCCTAACAAGTGAAAAAATAATCATAATGTGCGGAGATATGCCTCTTGTAAAAACAAACGATCTGATAAGACTAAGCTCGGCAAATGCCGATATATCCGTGAGTATCTTTGAATCAGCAAATCCTCAAGGATACGGTAGAGTCATAATGAACGGCAGCACTATAGAAGATATAGTCGAGCAAAAAGACGCAAGCGAAACCCAAAGGCTAATAAAAAGCGTTAACGCAGGTTGTTACTGCTTTAAAAGCGAGGCTTTAAAGAAAATTTTACCTCTCATACAAAACCAAAACGCACAGAATGAATATTATTTAACAGATGCTATTAAAATCGCAAATAAGCTAAATTTAAAGTGCAGTGCCGTCTTGGTGGATGAACAAAATTTTATGGGCATAAACGATAAATTTCAGCTAGATATAGCTCAAAATTTGATGCAAAAAGAGATTAGAAAAAAATGGATGCAAGCTGGCGTGCTGATGCGTCTAAGCGATACTGTTTATATCGACAGCAGGGCAAAATTTGAAGATGAGTGCGAGATAGAAGAAAACGTCAGCATAATTGGAGAGTGCGTTATCAAAAACTCTAAAATCAAGAGTTCAAGCGTGATAGAAAATAGCGTGATAGAAAACTCTGACATCGGACCTCTGGCGCATATTCGCCCAAATTCTCATATCAAAAATACTCATATTGGAAATTTTGTAGAGGTAAAGGCCGGCAAGTTAAACGGCGTAAAGGCTGGGCATTTAAGCTATCTTGGAGATTGTGAAATAGAAGAAGGCACAAACGTAGGATGCGGAACCATAACTTGCAACTACGATGGCAAAGCAAAACATAAAACAAAAATAGGTAAAAATGTATTCATAGGTAGCGATACTCAGCTGATCGCGCCTGTAACCGTAGAAGATAATGTATTAATAGCGGCTGGAAGCACAATAGCCTCAAATATCCCAAGCGGAGCTCTTGCCATAAGTCGAACAAAGCAGATTAATAAAAGCGGATTTTTCTATAAATTCTTTGGCGCAAAAGATGAAAAATAA
- a CDS encoding LptF/LptG family permease, with protein MGRVNSYLFTNFISTFASLFSTLFLIMSIVFFIQIARITSYIEITFFELFKLYLFMLPRILLFTIPIAFFVSLAMTLFRLSKENESIVIFTLGYSPNFIARFFMLISSIVSIFLLITAIILIPTAAELNGNFIEYKKTIAKLNLKTTQFGQKFSNWMIYIQSQKNDINGTTYEGVTLYSPQINAQRLIIAENAKIINNRSNLELRLNNGKIYDIKDDVWHQADFKYMKINTLSNDKISKTRSFLEYWSDINTNKKKARDFTTYVLIALFPVATTLFALSFGVVTYRYEKGFVYFGTFGVLFAYFAMIMMLSSKLFIAILSIFSLFLISSMLFYKKTILKRY; from the coding sequence ATGGGTAGAGTGAATAGCTATCTTTTTACCAACTTTATAAGCACCTTCGCTTCGCTATTTTCTACACTATTTCTGATAATGTCGATAGTATTTTTTATACAGATAGCACGCATTACCTCCTATATCGAGATAACCTTCTTTGAACTCTTTAAGCTATATCTATTTATGCTACCTCGTATACTGCTTTTTACGATACCGATAGCATTTTTCGTATCTTTAGCGATGACGCTTTTTAGACTATCTAAAGAGAACGAGAGTATTGTGATCTTTACTTTAGGATACTCTCCAAATTTTATTGCTAGATTTTTTATGTTAATTAGCTCTATAGTTTCGATTTTTCTACTAATCACGGCCATAATCCTAATCCCTACGGCGGCTGAGCTAAACGGAAATTTTATAGAGTATAAAAAAACTATAGCCAAGCTAAATTTAAAGACAACTCAGTTTGGGCAGAAATTTTCAAACTGGATGATATATATCCAAAGTCAAAAAAACGATATCAACGGCACCACATATGAGGGTGTAACCCTATATTCGCCACAAATTAATGCTCAAAGGCTAATTATCGCCGAAAACGCAAAGATAATAAACAATAGATCAAATTTGGAACTTAGACTAAATAACGGCAAAATTTACGATATAAAAGATGATGTATGGCATCAGGCCGATTTTAAATATATGAAAATAAACACTCTTTCTAACGATAAAATTTCAAAAACACGCTCTTTTTTAGAGTATTGGAGCGATATCAATACAAACAAAAAAAAGGCGAGAGATTTTACCACTTATGTTCTAATAGCGCTTTTTCCGGTTGCTACAACGCTGTTTGCCTTAAGTTTTGGAGTAGTAACTTATAGATATGAAAAAGGATTTGTATATTTTGGTACTTTTGGAGTTTTGTTTGCCTATTTTGCAATGATTATGATGTTATCTTCAAAGCTTTTTATAGCAATTTTATCAATATTTTCGCTATTTCTAATAAGCTCGATGCTATTTTACAAAAAAACGATTTTAAAAAGATATTAG